One part of the [Pantoea] beijingensis genome encodes these proteins:
- the hfq gene encoding RNA chaperone Hfq, whose translation MAKGQSLQDPFLNALRRERVPVSIYLVNGIKLQGQIESFDQFVILLKNTVSQMVYKHAISTVVPSRPVSHHSNNASGGSSNYHHGGSNPAASSQPQQDGDSAE comes from the coding sequence ATGGCTAAGGGGCAATCATTGCAAGATCCGTTCTTGAACGCGCTGCGTCGTGAACGTGTTCCGGTTTCGATTTATTTGGTGAATGGTATCAAACTGCAGGGCCAGATTGAGTCTTTTGATCAGTTTGTAATTTTATTGAAGAACACGGTCAGTCAGATGGTATATAAGCATGCGATCTCAACCGTAGTTCCATCCCGCCCGGTCTCCCACCATAGCAACAATGCAAGCGGTGGAAGCAGCAATTATCATCATGGCGGCAGTAATCCGGCAGCGTCTTCGCAGCCACAACAAGACGGTGATAGCGCTGAGTAA
- a CDS encoding DUF2065 domain-containing protein, which yields MNSTIWMALALVLVLEGLGPMLWPRIWRRMIYTMTQLPDHLLRRFGGGLVVAGVVIYTMLSMHGAA from the coding sequence ATGAACTCAACAATTTGGATGGCGCTTGCGCTGGTTCTTGTGCTGGAAGGCCTCGGCCCAATGCTGTGGCCCCGTATTTGGCGCCGAATGATTTATACCATGACGCAATTACCTGACCACCTGCTGCGTCGTTTTGGCGGTGGTTTGGTCGTTGCAGGCGTAGTGATATATACCATGCTCAGCATGCATGGCGCGGCATAG
- the rnr gene encoding ribonuclease R, translating into MSQDPFQEREAEKYENPIPSREFILGHLDKREKPASREELAIELGIAGEEQLEALRRRLRAMERDGQLVFTRRQCYALPERLDLLRGKVIGHRDGYGFLRIEGQKDDLYLSAEQMKMCMHGDVILAQAMGADRKGRREARVVRVLEPRNSQIVGRYFTDAGAGFVVPDDSRLSFDILIPPEALMGARMGSVVVVELVQRPTRRTKAIGKIVEVLGDNMGTGLAVDMALRTHEIPHVWPPEVERQVAKLKEDVPEAAKKGRIDLRQLPLVTIDGEDARDFDDAVYCEKKRGGGWRLWVAIADVSYYVRPGTALDNEAVNRGTSVYFPSQVIPMLPEVLSNGLCSLNPQVDRLCMVCEMTISAQGKLTGYKHYEAVMNSHARLTYNKVWSILQGNPELREQYQPLVKHLHELHNMYQVLEQARSQRGGISFETEEAKFIFNADRRIERVEQTVRNEAHKLIEECMILANIASARFVEKHNEPALFRDHDRPSDDSITSFRSVLNELGLTLPGGAKPQPIDYSALLEQIADRPDHEMLQTMLLRSMKQAVYDPENRGHFGLALASYAHFTSPIRRYPDLLLHRAIKYLLAQEQGTLEGNGSATGGYHYDLNQMLQLGQHCSMAERRADEATRDVADWLKCDFMQDQVGETFTGVISSVTGFGFFVRLNDLFIDGLVHVSTLDNDYYRFDAVGQRLIGESGGHTYRLGDTVEVRVEAVHMDERKIDFALISSQRKPRGAGKTDRERAKRTPKNSGHRRREQRKGVNFEPDSTFKAAKESGVKNKAAPVAKKEKKAKTPSEKTRKIAAATKAKRAAKKPASPKE; encoded by the coding sequence ATGTCACAAGATCCTTTTCAGGAACGAGAAGCTGAAAAATACGAAAACCCTATTCCCAGCCGTGAATTTATCCTTGGACATTTAGACAAACGTGAAAAACCGGCCAGTCGCGAAGAGCTGGCAATCGAGCTGGGTATTGCGGGTGAAGAACAACTTGAAGCCCTGCGTCGCCGCTTACGTGCTATGGAACGTGATGGTCAATTAGTCTTTACTCGTCGCCAGTGCTACGCGCTGCCTGAACGCCTCGATCTGCTGCGTGGAAAAGTGATTGGTCACCGCGATGGTTATGGCTTTCTGCGTATTGAGGGACAAAAAGACGATCTTTATCTCTCTGCTGAGCAGATGAAAATGTGTATGCATGGCGATGTGATCCTCGCCCAGGCGATGGGCGCCGATCGTAAAGGTCGTCGTGAAGCACGTGTTGTCCGTGTACTTGAGCCACGTAACAGTCAGATAGTGGGACGTTATTTTACCGATGCTGGTGCTGGCTTTGTTGTACCCGATGACAGTCGCCTTAGTTTTGATATTTTGATCCCGCCGGAAGCCCTGATGGGTGCACGTATGGGGTCAGTGGTAGTGGTTGAACTGGTCCAGCGCCCGACGCGCCGTACGAAAGCGATTGGCAAAATTGTCGAAGTGCTGGGTGATAATATGGGGACTGGCTTAGCCGTGGATATGGCGCTGCGTACCCATGAAATCCCGCATGTCTGGCCGCCAGAGGTGGAAAGACAGGTTGCGAAACTGAAGGAAGATGTGCCCGAGGCGGCGAAAAAAGGGCGTATCGACCTGCGTCAACTGCCACTTGTGACCATTGATGGTGAAGATGCGCGCGACTTTGACGATGCGGTGTATTGTGAGAAGAAACGCGGTGGGGGCTGGCGCTTATGGGTTGCTATCGCCGATGTTAGCTATTATGTGCGTCCGGGGACGGCTTTAGATAACGAAGCGGTTAACCGTGGAACATCGGTTTATTTCCCTTCACAAGTTATCCCGATGCTTCCTGAAGTATTGTCCAACGGACTTTGCTCACTTAACCCGCAGGTGGATCGCCTGTGTATGGTGTGTGAGATGACCATTTCCGCCCAAGGTAAACTGACGGGCTATAAGCACTATGAAGCGGTGATGAACTCCCATGCGCGTCTGACCTACAATAAAGTCTGGAGTATCCTGCAGGGAAATCCGGAACTGCGCGAACAGTACCAGCCGCTAGTTAAGCATCTGCATGAACTGCATAATATGTATCAGGTGTTGGAACAGGCGCGTTCACAGCGTGGTGGGATCTCCTTTGAAACAGAGGAAGCGAAGTTTATCTTTAACGCCGATCGCCGTATTGAGCGTGTAGAGCAAACGGTGCGTAATGAGGCACATAAGCTCATTGAAGAGTGCATGATTCTGGCGAATATCGCCTCAGCGCGTTTCGTTGAAAAACACAATGAGCCCGCATTGTTTCGCGATCATGATCGTCCAAGCGATGACAGTATCACCAGTTTCCGCTCGGTATTAAACGAGTTAGGCCTGACTCTGCCGGGCGGCGCTAAGCCACAACCCATTGATTATTCTGCATTACTGGAACAAATTGCCGATCGCCCGGACCATGAGATGCTGCAAACTATGCTGTTGCGTTCCATGAAACAAGCGGTTTACGATCCGGAAAACCGGGGACATTTTGGTCTGGCGCTGGCTTCGTATGCGCACTTTACCTCACCGATCCGTCGTTACCCTGATTTACTGCTGCATCGTGCCATCAAATACTTATTGGCGCAGGAGCAGGGCACGCTAGAGGGCAATGGATCGGCGACCGGTGGTTACCACTATGATCTCAACCAGATGCTACAGCTTGGGCAACACTGTTCAATGGCAGAACGTCGTGCGGATGAAGCCACCCGAGACGTTGCAGACTGGCTGAAGTGTGATTTTATGCAGGACCAGGTGGGGGAAACCTTTACCGGTGTTATTTCCAGCGTAACCGGCTTCGGATTCTTTGTGCGTCTTAACGATCTGTTTATCGATGGCCTGGTTCACGTTTCAACTCTCGACAATGACTACTATCGGTTTGACGCAGTAGGACAGCGATTGATTGGTGAATCCGGCGGCCATACGTATCGCCTTGGCGATACGGTAGAAGTACGGGTTGAAGCGGTACACATGGATGAGAGAAAAATTGATTTTGCATTGATCTCAAGTCAGCGTAAACCGCGTGGTGCCGGGAAAACCGATCGCGAACGTGCGAAGAGAACGCCGAAAAATAGTGGTCATCGCCGCCGTGAGCAGCGCAAAGGGGTAAACTTCGAACCGGATAGTACGTTCAAGGCGGCAAAAGAGAGCGGCGTAAAAAACAAAGCGGCTCCAGTGGCAAAAAAAGAGAAAAAAGCCAAAACGCCTTCGGAGAAAACCCGTAAAATCGCCGCCGCAACCAAAGCGAAGCGTGCCGCGAAAAAGCCGGCTAGCCCGAAGGAATAA
- the hflX gene encoding ribosome rescue GTPase HflX, which produces MFDRYDAGEQAVLVHIYFSQDKDMEDLQEFENLVSSAGVEALRVVTGSRKAPHPKYFVGEGKAVEIADAVKSSGASVVLFDHALTPAQERNLERLCECRVIDRTGLILDIFAQRARTHEGKLQVELAQLRHLATRLVRGWTHLERQKGGIGLRGPGETQLETDRRLLRNRISQILSRLERVEKQRDQGRQARAKADVPTVSLVGYTNAGKSTLFNCITAAEVYAADQLFATLDPTLRRIDVSDVGEVVLADTVGFIRHLPHDLVAAFKATLQETRQAALLLHVIDAADVRVDENIEAVDIVLDEIDANEIPTLLVMNKIDMLEGFEPRIDRNDENLPIRVWLSAQSGEGVPLLFQALTERLSGEIAQYDLRLPPEAGRLRSRFYQLQAIEKEWNEDDGSVGLHVRMPVIDWRRLCKQEPALVDYIV; this is translated from the coding sequence TTGTTTGACCGCTATGATGCCGGTGAGCAGGCCGTTCTGGTTCACATCTATTTCTCGCAAGACAAAGATATGGAAGATCTGCAGGAGTTTGAAAACCTGGTTTCTTCCGCGGGTGTCGAAGCGTTACGTGTCGTAACGGGCAGTCGCAAAGCACCACATCCTAAATATTTTGTCGGTGAAGGAAAGGCTGTAGAAATCGCTGATGCGGTGAAGTCCAGTGGTGCATCGGTGGTACTTTTCGACCATGCCTTAACGCCCGCCCAGGAGCGTAATCTTGAGCGTTTATGTGAGTGTAGGGTCATTGATCGCACCGGGCTGATTTTGGATATTTTTGCTCAACGTGCGCGTACCCATGAGGGTAAGCTACAGGTTGAGTTGGCGCAGTTACGTCATCTGGCTACGCGCCTGGTACGCGGCTGGACACACCTTGAACGCCAAAAAGGCGGGATTGGGTTGCGTGGGCCAGGCGAAACCCAGCTTGAGACTGACCGCCGATTGTTGCGAAATCGTATCAGCCAAATTCTTTCTCGCCTTGAACGTGTAGAAAAACAGCGAGACCAGGGCAGACAAGCGCGAGCTAAGGCCGATGTGCCAACGGTATCGCTCGTGGGCTACACCAATGCCGGTAAATCCACGTTATTCAACTGTATTACTGCTGCTGAGGTGTATGCGGCAGATCAACTTTTTGCCACGTTGGATCCCACGCTACGTCGTATTGATGTGTCAGACGTTGGGGAAGTGGTACTGGCAGACACCGTTGGTTTCATTCGTCACTTGCCACATGACCTGGTTGCGGCATTTAAAGCGACTTTGCAGGAAACGCGGCAGGCTGCGTTGTTGCTTCATGTCATTGATGCTGCTGATGTTCGCGTGGATGAGAACATAGAAGCCGTGGATATTGTGCTGGATGAGATTGACGCGAACGAAATCCCAACGCTGTTGGTGATGAATAAGATCGACATGCTGGAAGGATTTGAACCGCGTATCGATCGTAACGATGAAAATTTACCGATTCGAGTTTGGTTATCGGCCCAAAGCGGTGAAGGCGTTCCTTTACTGTTTCAGGCGTTGACGGAGCGACTTTCGGGAGAGATCGCGCAGTATGACTTACGTCTGCCGCCAGAAGCAGGGCGGCTACGTAGCCGTTTTTATCAGCTTCAGGCGATAGAAAAAGAGTGGAATGAAGATGATGGCAGCGTAGGTTTACACGTACGCATGCCGGTGATTGACTGGCGGCGCCTGTGTAAACAGGAACCTGCATTAGTTGATTACATCGTTTAA
- the hflC gene encoding protease modulator HflC, whose amino-acid sequence MRKPLIVLLIVVLVVLYASLFVVQEGQRGIVLRFGKVLRDDENKPLVFAPGLHFKIPFLESVKMLDARIQTMDNQADRFVTKEKKDLIVDSYIKWRISDFSRYYLATGGGDVSQAEVLLKRKFSDRLRSEMGRLDVKDIVTDSRGRLTTDVREALNTGSAGNDDEVATPAADDAIASAAARVERETNSKEPPINPNSMAALGIQVVDVRIKQINLPTEVSGAIYNRMRAEREAVARSQRSQGQEEAEKLRATSDYEVTRTLAEAQRQALITRGEGDAEAAKLFADAFSQDPDFYSFIRSLRAYDNSFEANRDVMVLSPDSDFFRYMKSPNTVTR is encoded by the coding sequence ATGCGTAAGCCATTAATCGTATTATTGATTGTTGTGCTGGTGGTGCTTTACGCGTCACTGTTTGTGGTGCAGGAAGGCCAGCGCGGTATCGTGCTGCGCTTTGGTAAAGTTCTGCGCGATGATGAAAACAAACCGTTGGTATTTGCACCAGGCCTGCACTTTAAAATTCCATTCCTGGAATCCGTTAAAATGTTGGATGCGCGCATCCAGACCATGGATAACCAGGCTGATCGCTTCGTCACCAAAGAGAAGAAAGATCTGATCGTCGATTCCTACATCAAATGGCGTATCAGTGATTTTAGTCGTTATTACCTGGCGACCGGTGGTGGTGATGTTTCTCAGGCAGAAGTTTTGCTGAAACGTAAATTCAGTGACCGTTTACGTTCTGAAATGGGGCGTCTTGATGTCAAAGATATCGTGACTGATTCACGCGGACGTTTAACCACAGATGTGCGTGAAGCATTGAACACAGGTAGCGCTGGCAACGATGATGAAGTGGCTACGCCGGCAGCGGATGATGCCATCGCTTCTGCAGCTGCACGCGTAGAGCGTGAAACAAACAGTAAAGAGCCACCGATCAACCCGAATAGCATGGCAGCCTTAGGTATACAGGTAGTGGATGTGCGTATTAAGCAGATCAACCTGCCAACCGAAGTGTCGGGTGCAATTTACAACCGTATGCGCGCTGAGCGTGAGGCGGTCGCGCGTAGCCAGCGTTCTCAGGGTCAGGAAGAGGCGGAAAAATTGCGTGCGACGTCAGATTATGAAGTAACGCGTACGCTGGCAGAAGCACAACGTCAGGCATTGATCACGCGTGGTGAAGGTGATGCCGAAGCGGCTAAGCTATTTGCTGATGCGTTCAGTCAGGATCCGGATTTCTATTCGTTTATCCGTAGCCTGCGCGCCTATGACAATAGCTTTGAAGCAAACCGGGACGTGATGGTGCTGAGTCCGGACAGCGATTTCTTCCGCTATATGAAATCACCTAATACCGTGACGCGTTAA
- the nsrR gene encoding nitric oxide-sensing transcriptional repressor NsrR, which produces MQLTSFTDYGLRALIYLASLPTGQMTSISEVTETYGVSRHHMVKIINQLSRSGYISAVRGKNGGIRLGKPAETIVIGAVVREMEPLQLVNCNSEFCHITSACRLKQALYDAVQSFLRELDKYTLADLVEDNHPLYKLLLVERPSIRN; this is translated from the coding sequence GTGCAGCTAACGAGTTTTACAGACTATGGCCTGCGGGCGTTAATCTATCTTGCGTCGCTCCCTACAGGTCAAATGACCAGTATTTCTGAAGTGACAGAGACGTACGGCGTATCTCGTCATCATATGGTCAAAATTATAAATCAACTGAGTCGCTCGGGTTATATCTCTGCGGTTCGCGGTAAAAATGGTGGCATTCGTTTAGGAAAGCCCGCAGAAACGATCGTCATTGGTGCCGTGGTTCGTGAAATGGAACCGCTGCAGTTGGTTAACTGTAACAGCGAGTTCTGCCACATTACTTCCGCCTGTCGACTGAAACAGGCACTGTATGATGCGGTGCAGAGTTTTTTGCGAGAGCTGGATAAATATACCCTCGCTGATCTGGTGGAAGATAACCACCCGCTCTACAAATTATTGTTGGTTGAACGTCCTTCAATCCGCAATTGA
- the hflK gene encoding FtsH protease activity modulator HflK translates to MAWNQPGNNGQDRDPWGSSNNQGGNSGGNKGGRDKGPPDLDDIFRKLSKKLGGLGGGKNNDNNGGQRTSGNGGKLIGIVVVAAVVIWAASGFYTIKEAERGVVMRFGKFSHLVEPGLNWKPTFIDQVRAVNVEAVRELAASGVMLTSDENVVRVEMNVQYRVTNPERYLFAVTSADDSLRQATDSALRGVIGRSTMDRILTEGRTVVRSDTQRELEETVRPYDMGITLLDVNFQAARPPEEVKAAFDDAIAARENREQYVREAEAYANEVQPRANGQAQRILEEARAYKARTVLEAQGEVARFAKILPEYKAAPQITRERLYIETMERVLSHTRKVLVNDKGNNLMVLPLDQLMRSGQSGASSKNNTQDSSSNSLLRLPPASESSSNASSSSSFSPDNIMDQRRANAQRNDTQREGRE, encoded by the coding sequence ATGGCGTGGAATCAGCCCGGGAATAACGGACAGGACCGCGACCCGTGGGGAAGCAGCAACAATCAAGGCGGCAACTCTGGGGGAAATAAGGGAGGGCGCGATAAGGGGCCTCCTGATCTCGATGATATCTTCCGTAAGCTAAGCAAGAAGCTTGGTGGACTGGGCGGTGGTAAAAATAATGACAACAATGGTGGTCAGCGTACCTCCGGCAACGGTGGCAAGCTGATTGGTATTGTTGTTGTCGCTGCCGTGGTGATTTGGGCAGCCAGCGGCTTCTACACCATCAAAGAAGCTGAGCGTGGTGTTGTCATGCGCTTTGGTAAATTTAGTCACTTGGTTGAGCCGGGGTTGAACTGGAAACCGACCTTTATCGATCAGGTCCGGGCGGTGAACGTAGAGGCAGTCCGCGAGTTGGCGGCATCCGGTGTGATGCTGACTTCGGATGAAAACGTCGTACGTGTTGAGATGAACGTGCAGTACCGCGTGACTAACCCTGAACGTTATCTCTTTGCGGTGACCAGCGCCGATGACAGTTTGCGACAGGCGACCGACAGCGCATTGCGCGGAGTTATTGGTCGTTCAACCATGGATCGTATCCTGACGGAAGGCCGTACCGTAGTGCGTAGCGATACGCAGCGTGAGCTGGAAGAAACCGTTCGTCCATACGATATGGGTATTACGTTACTTGACGTCAACTTCCAGGCAGCTCGTCCGCCGGAAGAGGTGAAAGCCGCGTTTGATGATGCTATTGCCGCACGTGAAAACCGCGAGCAGTATGTGCGTGAAGCTGAAGCGTATGCGAACGAAGTTCAGCCGCGTGCTAACGGGCAGGCACAGCGTATTCTTGAGGAGGCGCGTGCGTACAAAGCGCGTACCGTGTTGGAAGCTCAGGGTGAAGTTGCTCGTTTTGCGAAGATCTTGCCGGAGTACAAAGCAGCACCACAGATCACCCGCGAACGTCTCTATATTGAGACGATGGAGCGCGTGTTGAGTCATACCCGCAAGGTATTGGTAAATGATAAAGGTAACAACCTGATGGTGTTGCCGCTTGACCAGCTGATGCGTAGTGGGCAAAGCGGAGCGTCCTCTAAAAATAATACTCAGGACAGCAGTAGTAACAGCCTGTTGCGCCTGCCACCGGCGTCGGAAAGTAGCAGCAATGCCAGTAGCAGTTCGTCGTTCAGTCCAGACAACATCATGGATCAGCGTCGTGCTAACGCTCAACGCAACGATACACAGCGCGAAGGGAGAGAGTAA
- a CDS encoding adenylosuccinate synthase, giving the protein MGKNVVVLGTQWGDEGKGKIVDLLTERAKYVVRYQGGHNAGHTLVINGEKTVLHLIPSGILRDNVTSIIGNGVVLSPAALMKEMKGLEERGIPVRERLLLSEACPLILQYHVALDVAREKARGAKAIGTTGRGIGPAYEDKVARRGLRVGDLFNKETFAAKLKEVMDYHNFQLVNYYKEEAVDYDTVLNDVMAIADILTGMVVDVSELLDGARKRGDLIMFEGAQGTLLDIDHGTYPYVTSSNTTAGGVATGSGIGPRYVDYVLGIVKAYSTRVGAGPFPTELFDETGEFLCAKGNEFGATTGRRRRTGWLDAVAVRRAVQINSLSGFCMTKLDVLDGLEEVKICVAYRMPDGREMTTTPMAAEGWEGIEPIYESMPGWSESTFGVKTLEGLPQAARDYIKRVEDVTGVPIDIISTGPDRSETMILRDPFDA; this is encoded by the coding sequence ATGGGTAAGAACGTCGTCGTACTGGGCACCCAATGGGGTGACGAAGGTAAAGGTAAAATTGTTGACCTTTTAACTGAACGCGCAAAATACGTTGTGCGCTATCAGGGAGGGCACAATGCCGGCCATACGCTTGTCATCAACGGTGAGAAAACCGTCCTCCACTTAATTCCATCTGGCATCCTGCGTGATAATGTCACTAGCATTATCGGTAACGGTGTTGTGCTGTCTCCGGCTGCGCTGATGAAAGAGATGAAAGGCCTGGAAGAACGCGGTATCCCGGTACGTGAACGCCTGTTACTTTCCGAAGCCTGCCCGCTGATTTTGCAATATCATGTTGCGTTGGATGTCGCACGCGAAAAAGCGCGTGGTGCAAAAGCCATCGGCACCACCGGACGTGGTATTGGTCCTGCTTACGAAGATAAAGTTGCCCGTCGTGGTCTGCGCGTTGGCGATCTCTTTAACAAAGAAACCTTTGCTGCCAAATTAAAAGAAGTGATGGATTATCACAACTTCCAACTGGTGAACTACTACAAAGAAGAAGCGGTTGACTATGATACCGTGCTGAATGATGTGATGGCGATTGCTGACATCCTAACCGGCATGGTCGTTGATGTTTCTGAGCTGCTGGACGGGGCGCGTAAGCGTGGCGACCTGATCATGTTTGAAGGAGCACAGGGTACGCTGCTTGATATCGATCACGGTACTTATCCCTATGTGACCTCTTCAAATACAACAGCAGGTGGTGTTGCAACGGGCTCAGGTATCGGTCCTCGCTATGTTGATTATGTGCTCGGTATTGTTAAAGCCTACTCAACACGCGTGGGTGCAGGTCCTTTCCCTACCGAACTATTTGATGAAACCGGTGAGTTTTTGTGCGCTAAAGGTAACGAATTTGGCGCAACCACTGGACGTCGCCGTCGTACCGGCTGGCTGGATGCAGTAGCCGTACGCCGTGCGGTGCAGATCAACTCACTTTCCGGTTTCTGTATGACCAAACTGGACGTGTTAGATGGTCTGGAAGAGGTGAAAATTTGTGTGGCCTACCGTATGCCAGATGGTCGCGAAATGACGACTACGCCGATGGCAGCAGAAGGTTGGGAAGGTATTGAACCGATTTATGAATCAATGCCGGGCTGGAGTGAAAGCACCTTTGGTGTGAAGACGCTGGAAGGTCTACCGCAGGCTGCGCGCGATTACATCAAGCGTGTTGAAGACGTGACTGGCGTTCCGATCGATATTATATCTACCGGCCCGGATCGCAGCGAGACGATGATTCTGCGCGATCCGTTTGACGCGTAG